One genomic window of Blastopirellula retiformator includes the following:
- a CDS encoding GNAT family N-acetyltransferase, protein MRVERLTTFSEFLTATTDWSPLVREVPFRRPQWLVPWWESYLSGELYLLAIYDGDRLAGALPLYRTRSAAKGAVLRLIGDGEVCTDYCSVLATSTDLPHVCAALAEWLTDAATSTDHSWDLLELENVAADDEGVSLLRHELDQAGNLLHEREALQCWRLQLPASLEEYEAGQSKSHRKQIRRFYKRTLDTDRARLHVCNTLDQLPHAMEVLIDLHMRRRQSLGQPGCFASPQFDRFLRLAAAELTTIGKCEILWLDLDQAPIAAEIHFLGEGIPFCYQAGVDPDRLTDDPGSLMQAAIIRRSIELGHTAIDFLRGDEPYKAHWRATPYRCIHLRATPNRTAAKMRHGLWLAGQEVKNWVKTGLNITATE, encoded by the coding sequence ATGCGCGTTGAACGCCTGACGACATTTTCGGAATTCCTGACCGCCACGACCGACTGGTCGCCGTTGGTGCGGGAAGTTCCCTTTCGTCGCCCCCAGTGGCTTGTCCCCTGGTGGGAAAGCTATTTGTCGGGCGAACTCTATCTGCTCGCCATCTATGATGGCGATCGCCTGGCTGGTGCGCTGCCGCTGTATCGGACTCGCTCCGCCGCCAAGGGCGCCGTGTTACGTCTGATCGGCGATGGCGAAGTCTGCACCGACTACTGCAGCGTGTTGGCGACGTCGACCGATTTACCGCATGTCTGCGCGGCGCTTGCCGAGTGGCTGACCGACGCCGCGACTTCGACCGACCACAGTTGGGATCTGCTAGAACTGGAAAACGTCGCCGCTGACGATGAAGGGGTGTCCCTGCTTCGTCACGAACTCGACCAGGCGGGCAATCTGCTTCACGAGCGCGAAGCGCTGCAGTGCTGGCGATTGCAATTGCCGGCGAGCCTGGAGGAGTACGAGGCCGGCCAGTCCAAATCGCACCGCAAACAAATTCGCCGCTTCTACAAGCGCACCCTCGACACCGATCGAGCCCGACTGCACGTCTGCAATACGTTAGACCAGTTGCCCCATGCGATGGAAGTGTTGATCGATCTGCATATGCGTCGGCGTCAAAGCCTGGGGCAACCAGGCTGTTTCGCGTCGCCGCAGTTTGATCGCTTTCTGCGCCTGGCGGCGGCCGAGCTGACGACGATTGGTAAGTGCGAGATCCTCTGGCTCGACCTGGACCAGGCGCCCATCGCCGCCGAGATTCACTTCCTGGGCGAAGGCATTCCCTTCTGCTACCAGGCAGGCGTCGATCCTGATCGACTGACCGATGACCCCGGCAGCTTGATGCAAGCCGCGATCATTCGCCGATCGATCGAGCTGGGACATACCGCAATCGACTTCCTGCGAGGCGACGAACCCTACAAGGCCCACTGGCGAGCGACTCCGTATCGCTGCATTCACCTGCGAGCCACCCCCAACCGCACCGCCGCCAAAATGCGGCACGGCCTCTGGCTGGCTGGTCAGGAAGTAAAAAACTGGGTCAAGACGGGGCTCAACATCACCGCTACCGAGTAG
- a CDS encoding GumC family protein translates to MIDPPKILDILLAHRYRWIVPTVVITIAAVGYALLKPSMWSASQTLVLREVSIGGLDRPGAFARPEDMKTAQETIQTIARSREVVARTLEEIGPPPTGWLSSAPNDWPNADNISAYRNYISVGSPSGTEFGTTEIFSIHVEAESPERAALFATTLCDQLDQQLEQVRDHKAKSVVAELEESERLAAEVLNRSTEKISKLEAEVGRDLAELRILNESGSGDGNLRQQFVQVEAELRGARDQQQSNDQLLSLLEAAAANPQELLATPNSLLNSQPALRRLKDGLVDAQLRTAQLQGTRTADHPAVRSALESEKEVRDHLFKEIAIAVRGLKAERSVLKQRIEGYARQRDQISGRMVDLAEVRASYGNLENEVRQRSEKLTEVQRDLADARSSLAAAHATSLLTRVGLPEVSDYPVGPSRKIIVAAGVFGGLVCGLGILFLTTHPAQLTEPAQTAPTAVGGANEAVEDAAPQSIRKLSFTDALIHLANRASHANPR, encoded by the coding sequence ATGATTGACCCGCCAAAAATCCTCGACATCCTCCTTGCCCACCGGTATCGCTGGATCGTACCGACCGTCGTCATCACCATTGCGGCGGTCGGTTACGCTTTGCTAAAGCCTTCGATGTGGTCCGCCTCGCAGACGCTTGTGCTGCGGGAAGTCTCCATTGGCGGACTCGATCGACCCGGCGCCTTCGCTCGTCCCGAGGATATGAAAACCGCGCAAGAGACGATCCAGACGATCGCTCGTTCGCGAGAAGTGGTGGCCCGCACGCTGGAAGAGATCGGCCCGCCGCCGACCGGTTGGTTGTCGTCTGCGCCGAACGACTGGCCGAATGCCGACAATATCAGCGCCTATCGCAATTACATCTCGGTCGGATCTCCCTCCGGCACCGAGTTTGGCACGACCGAGATCTTCTCGATTCATGTCGAAGCCGAATCTCCCGAACGGGCCGCGCTGTTCGCCACCACGCTTTGCGATCAGCTGGATCAACAACTGGAACAAGTCCGCGATCACAAAGCGAAAAGCGTTGTCGCCGAGCTAGAAGAAAGTGAACGTCTGGCCGCCGAGGTGCTGAACCGCTCGACCGAGAAAATCTCGAAACTGGAAGCCGAAGTCGGCCGCGATCTGGCCGAACTTCGCATCTTGAACGAGTCGGGCTCGGGAGACGGCAACCTGCGGCAACAGTTCGTTCAGGTCGAAGCCGAACTACGGGGCGCTCGCGACCAGCAACAATCGAACGACCAACTGCTGTCGCTATTAGAGGCGGCCGCCGCCAACCCGCAAGAGTTGCTCGCCACACCCAACAGCCTGCTCAATTCGCAGCCGGCACTTCGTCGCTTGAAAGATGGCCTGGTCGACGCCCAGTTGCGTACGGCTCAGTTGCAGGGAACGCGAACGGCCGATCATCCGGCGGTACGCTCGGCCCTGGAATCGGAGAAAGAGGTGCGCGACCACCTGTTTAAGGAAATTGCCATTGCCGTCCGCGGTTTGAAAGCGGAGCGAAGCGTCCTGAAGCAACGGATCGAAGGGTACGCTCGGCAACGTGATCAGATTAGCGGCCGCATGGTCGACTTGGCCGAAGTTCGCGCCTCGTACGGCAACCTGGAAAATGAAGTTCGCCAGCGGAGTGAAAAGCTGACCGAAGTGCAGCGGGATCTGGCCGACGCACGTTCGTCGTTGGCGGCCGCCCATGCGACAAGTTTGTTGACGCGAGTCGGGTTGCCCGAAGTGAGCGACTATCCAGTCGGACCGAGCCGCAAGATAATCGTCGCCGCGGGCGTATTCGGCGGCCTGGTATGCGGCCTGGGGATCCTGTTCTTGACGACCCATCCTGCACAATTGACAGAACCGGCGCAAACGGCGCCGACTGCCGTGGGAGGCGCCAACGAAGCCGTGGAGGACGCAGCCCCGCAATCGATCCGCAAACTATCTTTTACCGACGCTCTGATCCACCTCGCCAATCGTGCGTCGCACGCCAATCCGCGCTAG
- a CDS encoding O-antigen ligase family protein — MTAIYAILAIAGFLWGTIWMIRGSLLHGCMALLICTSTFGVLFFEFNAGINLSIDRLALVGLIGAFLVQWKLGKVTLRSWVTVDYVIAALMAIIFINSCFVSWSDESHVIQHFLNGYLIPLTMYVIARNLDYTERSVRQILVFFVLFGVYLAGTGVLEGVGQYSFLFPRYIADPKIGLHFGRARGPMVQSISYGVYLSTCMLAVWILRDHISAKWRPLLYAMLPVFLAAVFFTKTRTVWLGAGGSLLVVLWLTLQGRARTLVIGSLFAVALLGGLTKLDGIIGLKREGSVQDTRRSVSMRASFAYVSWKMFLDKPIFGHGFTQFKGAKLDYLGDRSVDLVLESIRDYDHHNTFLSVLVDLGIIGFIPFMAIYFYWARDAWILAHRAEPPWARSIGVLFLGVIVISWMQMFGHEITYTPIDHLLIFCVAGMAIGIKQQFEPVVAIAPPVSTVTARPGAKPIVMERRTT; from the coding sequence ATGACCGCCATCTACGCCATCCTGGCGATCGCCGGATTCCTATGGGGAACCATCTGGATGATTCGGGGGTCGCTGCTGCACGGTTGCATGGCGCTATTGATCTGCACGTCGACGTTTGGGGTCCTCTTTTTTGAGTTCAACGCCGGCATCAATCTTTCGATCGATCGGCTGGCCTTGGTTGGCTTGATCGGCGCGTTTCTGGTGCAGTGGAAACTTGGCAAGGTCACGCTGCGCAGCTGGGTGACGGTCGACTACGTGATCGCCGCCTTGATGGCGATCATCTTCATCAACAGTTGCTTCGTGTCATGGAGCGACGAATCGCACGTCATTCAGCATTTTCTCAACGGCTATTTGATTCCGCTGACGATGTACGTGATCGCGCGGAACTTGGACTATACCGAACGATCGGTCCGCCAGATCCTGGTCTTCTTCGTCCTGTTCGGCGTTTATCTTGCGGGAACGGGCGTTTTGGAAGGGGTGGGGCAATACAGCTTTCTTTTCCCTCGCTACATCGCCGATCCCAAGATTGGGCTTCACTTTGGTCGGGCTCGCGGTCCGATGGTGCAGTCGATCAGCTACGGCGTCTATCTGTCGACCTGCATGTTGGCGGTTTGGATCTTGCGAGATCACATCAGCGCCAAGTGGCGCCCCTTGCTGTACGCGATGTTGCCGGTCTTTCTGGCGGCCGTCTTTTTCACCAAGACGCGTACGGTGTGGCTGGGCGCCGGCGGCAGTTTGCTGGTTGTGTTGTGGCTGACGCTGCAAGGTCGCGCTCGCACGCTGGTGATCGGCAGCCTGTTCGCCGTGGCGCTATTGGGCGGCTTGACGAAGCTGGACGGCATCATCGGCCTGAAACGCGAAGGAAGCGTGCAAGATACGCGGCGCTCGGTCAGCATGCGGGCCAGTTTCGCCTACGTTTCGTGGAAGATGTTTTTGGACAAGCCGATCTTCGGACATGGATTTACGCAGTTTAAGGGAGCAAAACTCGATTACCTGGGAGACCGCAGCGTCGACCTGGTGCTCGAATCTATTCGCGATTACGACCATCACAACACCTTCCTGAGCGTGTTGGTCGATCTGGGGATCATTGGGTTCATTCCCTTCATGGCGATCTATTTTTACTGGGCTCGCGATGCCTGGATTCTCGCGCACCGAGCCGAGCCTCCCTGGGCCAGATCAATTGGCGTCCTGTTCCTAGGAGTCATCGTGATCTCTTGGATGCAGATGTTCGGCCATGAGATCACCTACACGCCAATCGACCACTTATTGATCTTCTGCGTCGCCGGAATGGCGATTGGAATCAAACAGCAATTTGAACCGGTGGTCGCCATCGCGCCCCCGGTTTCGACCGTGACCGCTCGCCCTGGGGCGAAGCCGATCGTGATGGAAAGAAGGACAACATGA
- a CDS encoding lipopolysaccharide biosynthesis protein translates to MSAGASPASKSVASDTPSQISATPLAESLVLLALLTVVQRLVGFIRGVLFCRWLSPEQLGQWDLLFGFLMLAGPLVVLGVPGTFGRYVEYYNQRQQLRTFLKRTGVVSLVLTILGCAALIVWDRQAAMIVFNEEASYQTLVATAITLAAVVGFNYLVELFIGMRQMRVVSVMQFVNSLIFAAVGLGLIQFWVPTSMAVIISYGVACAASCVLGAYFLTSKYRLLPSETEVSTHREFWAKLAPFAAWMWIANLLSNLFLIVDRYMIVHFGGFTPEQAATEVANYHSSRVVPWLMASISGLVIGVLLPHLSADWEAGRKREVGDNTNLIIKLGSLTFVGGGVAILFAAPWLFGVVFNGKYDGGLEVLPWTVASCASSSIGGLTLLYLYCAEKARLVSLLYAVGLTFNICLNFLLLPRLGLEGAVLATAVSNGVTFCVGLILCRRLGMEIDSATWMAVLLPMSLGFGLMIAAPIWIVMIWQAVSGRSILSNNERRQIAAGFSKLRNRYAGRKNATA, encoded by the coding sequence ATGAGCGCTGGAGCTTCCCCCGCTTCCAAGTCTGTCGCCTCCGACACTCCGAGTCAGATCTCCGCCACGCCGCTCGCCGAGAGCCTAGTTCTGCTCGCGCTGCTGACGGTCGTGCAGCGTCTGGTCGGCTTCATACGTGGCGTCCTATTTTGCCGCTGGCTTTCGCCCGAGCAACTGGGCCAGTGGGATCTGCTGTTCGGTTTTCTGATGCTGGCTGGGCCGCTGGTCGTGCTGGGCGTACCGGGCACATTCGGCCGCTATGTCGAGTATTACAATCAACGCCAACAACTGCGGACGTTTTTGAAGCGGACCGGCGTCGTTTCACTGGTGCTGACGATCTTGGGCTGCGCGGCGCTGATCGTCTGGGATCGCCAGGCGGCCATGATCGTGTTTAACGAAGAGGCTTCCTACCAAACGCTGGTCGCGACTGCGATCACCTTGGCGGCGGTCGTCGGCTTTAACTACCTGGTCGAGTTGTTCATCGGCATGCGGCAGATGCGCGTCGTGTCGGTGATGCAATTTGTCAACAGTTTGATCTTCGCCGCGGTCGGGTTGGGGCTGATTCAGTTCTGGGTGCCAACGTCGATGGCGGTCATCATTTCGTACGGCGTCGCTTGTGCGGCGAGCTGCGTCCTGGGCGCCTACTTCCTGACCAGCAAATATCGCCTGCTGCCGTCGGAGACTGAAGTCTCGACGCATCGCGAATTCTGGGCCAAGCTGGCCCCATTCGCCGCATGGATGTGGATCGCCAACTTGCTGTCGAATCTGTTCCTGATCGTCGATCGCTACATGATCGTTCACTTTGGCGGGTTTACGCCCGAGCAAGCGGCGACCGAAGTCGCCAACTATCACAGTAGTCGCGTCGTGCCGTGGTTGATGGCGTCGATCTCTGGCCTAGTAATTGGCGTGCTGCTGCCTCACCTGTCGGCCGACTGGGAAGCGGGCCGAAAGCGCGAGGTGGGAGACAACACCAACCTGATCATCAAGCTGGGCTCGCTGACGTTTGTCGGCGGCGGAGTGGCGATCCTATTTGCCGCGCCTTGGCTGTTTGGGGTCGTGTTCAACGGCAAGTATGACGGCGGGCTGGAAGTGCTGCCATGGACCGTCGCGTCTTGTGCTTCGAGCAGCATCGGCGGCTTGACCCTGCTTTACCTGTACTGCGCCGAGAAGGCGAGACTGGTCAGTCTGCTGTACGCGGTCGGCCTGACCTTCAATATCTGCTTGAACTTCCTATTGCTGCCGCGGTTGGGACTGGAAGGCGCCGTGTTGGCGACCGCCGTCTCCAACGGCGTCACCTTCTGCGTCGGTCTGATCTTGTGCCGGCGCCTGGGGATGGAAATCGATTCGGCAACCTGGATGGCGGTGCTGCTGCCGATGTCGCTCGGTTTCGGTCTGATGATCGCGGCGCCAATCTGGATCGTCATGATCTGGCAAGCCGTGAGCGGGCGCTCGATCTTGTCCAACAACGAAAGGCGGCAAATCGCCGCCGGGTTTAGCAAACTGCGCAATCGCTACGCGGGCCGCAAAAACGCGACCGCTTAA
- a CDS encoding glycosyltransferase — protein sequence MSRYVRQPLDRRGPLRVMFTTTSMPVGGAETLLVNLIRRLDRTRFAPELCCTKERGPLGEELAQEIPTFEHLLSGKYDLRVLPRMIELFRMRQIDAIVTVGAGDKMFWGRLAAYLAGVPVIASAIHSTGWPDSINWLNRRLTAITDRFIGVADPHGKHLVKVEGFPPEKVVVIRNGIDTARFRPNSEARRKLRRELQIAETAPVCGIVAALRPEKDHRLFVAAAANVLETVPEARFLIVGDGPERPGIEAECRELGVERQVVLMGNRSDIPEVLAACDLFALTSKNEASPVSILEAMSVELPIVAPRVGSIPQAVDEGKNGLLYPASDLAAVAKAMQELLSSPARLREMGTSAREKSIRYGSLETMVEGYEGLIESIYSAKYPESAEIGPRAGYAGNPASPA from the coding sequence ATGAGCCGATACGTTCGCCAACCGCTCGATCGCCGTGGCCCGCTGCGGGTGATGTTCACTACCACCAGCATGCCGGTCGGCGGCGCCGAGACGCTGCTGGTCAACTTGATTCGTCGGCTCGATCGCACGCGGTTTGCCCCAGAGCTTTGCTGCACGAAAGAGCGAGGACCACTGGGAGAAGAACTGGCGCAAGAGATTCCGACTTTCGAACACCTGCTGAGCGGCAAGTACGATCTGCGCGTCTTGCCGCGGATGATCGAGCTGTTTCGCATGCGGCAGATTGACGCGATCGTCACGGTTGGCGCCGGCGATAAGATGTTTTGGGGACGGTTGGCCGCTTATCTGGCTGGCGTGCCGGTGATCGCTTCTGCGATTCATTCGACCGGCTGGCCCGATTCGATCAATTGGCTCAATCGCCGCCTGACCGCGATCACCGATCGGTTTATCGGCGTCGCCGATCCGCACGGCAAGCACCTGGTCAAGGTCGAAGGCTTTCCGCCTGAGAAAGTGGTGGTCATCCGCAACGGCATCGACACCGCCCGGTTCCGGCCCAACAGCGAAGCCCGCCGCAAGCTCCGTCGCGAGTTGCAAATCGCCGAGACCGCGCCGGTCTGTGGAATCGTGGCGGCGCTGCGGCCCGAGAAAGATCATCGCCTGTTTGTCGCCGCGGCGGCCAACGTGCTGGAAACAGTTCCTGAAGCCCGGTTTCTGATCGTCGGCGACGGGCCAGAGCGCCCCGGCATCGAAGCGGAATGTCGCGAGCTGGGCGTTGAGCGGCAGGTCGTTTTGATGGGCAATCGCAGCGATATTCCGGAAGTGCTGGCCGCGTGCGATCTGTTCGCACTGACCTCCAAGAATGAGGCGAGCCCGGTCTCGATTCTGGAAGCGATGTCGGTCGAGTTGCCGATCGTCGCCCCCCGGGTCGGCAGCATCCCCCAAGCGGTCGATGAAGGAAAAAATGGCCTGCTTTACCCCGCCAGCGATCTGGCGGCGGTCGCCAAAGCGATGCAAGAGCTGCTGTCGTCCCCTGCTCGGCTGCGAGAAATGGGGACCTCAGCGCGTGAAAAATCGATTCGCTATGGATCGCTGGAAACGATGGTCGAGGGGTACGAAGGGCTGATCGAGTCGATCTATTCGGCAAAATACCCGGAATCGGCGGAAATCGGCCCTCGCGCCGGATATGCCGGAAATCCTGCGTCGCCTGCGTAA
- a CDS encoding polysaccharide deacetylase family protein — MSISRERLIDLYYRATLPWRLRWNHRHARVGLAPVMVLFYHRVADDNPSSWTISNKQFEEHLDWIGARFEFVSLEESQRRIALRYNPRPCVAITFDDGYAENCEQAIPLLVKRKIPFTYFVSTGNILTGQPFPHEVDAEFQAPVNTIEQLRNISAAGGEIGAHTRFHADLGAVDNEEQLYDEVVLATRELADAVGQSIRYFAFPYGLPKNLNDRAFEMCRDEGLLGVCSAYGAYNMPGDDPFHLQRIHGDPQMSRLRNWLTIDPRKLSIPRYTPEAMCSSPQSPNHADEASGVMV; from the coding sequence ATGAGCATCTCCCGAGAACGACTGATCGACCTCTACTACCGCGCAACGTTGCCCTGGCGGCTACGCTGGAATCATCGTCATGCGCGCGTCGGTTTGGCGCCGGTGATGGTTTTGTTTTACCATCGCGTCGCCGACGACAACCCAAGCAGTTGGACGATCTCCAACAAACAGTTCGAGGAGCATCTCGACTGGATCGGCGCTCGGTTTGAGTTCGTCTCGCTCGAAGAATCGCAGCGGCGAATCGCATTACGTTACAACCCGCGTCCCTGCGTCGCGATCACGTTTGACGACGGCTATGCCGAAAACTGCGAGCAGGCGATTCCCTTGCTGGTCAAACGCAAGATCCCGTTCACCTATTTCGTCAGCACCGGCAACATCCTGACCGGGCAGCCGTTCCCGCACGAAGTCGATGCGGAGTTTCAGGCTCCGGTCAACACCATCGAGCAATTGCGCAACATCTCGGCCGCTGGCGGAGAGATCGGAGCGCACACGCGATTTCACGCCGATCTCGGCGCCGTCGATAACGAAGAACAACTGTACGACGAGGTTGTGCTCGCAACGCGCGAACTGGCCGATGCGGTTGGTCAATCGATTCGCTACTTCGCCTTTCCGTACGGACTGCCGAAGAACTTGAATGATCGCGCATTCGAGATGTGTCGCGACGAAGGCCTGCTCGGCGTTTGCTCCGCCTATGGCGCCTATAACATGCCTGGCGATGATCCGTTTCACTTGCAGCGGATTCATGGCGACCCCCAAATGTCGCGTCTGCGAAACTGGTTGACGATCGACCCTCGCAAGCTGTCGATTCCCCGCTATACTCCCGAAGCGATGTGCAGCAGCCCGCAATCGCCTAACCACGCCGACGAAGCGTCGGGAGTGATGGTATGA